Sequence from the Neptunomonas japonica JAMM 1380 genome:
TATCAGTGCGACTAGAATAAACAGTTTCCAGCGAATGCTGATGTCTTGTAAACGCATTAACCCTCAAACCTCCATACCTACGATTGGGAGTTACAACTGAATAGTAATACTAAGGATGGTTGATATATGAGTTTTGGACACAAAGGTGAAAAATGCCAGTTTTTGGCAAATATAGAAACAAAAAAAGGCGCTAGAGCGCCCTTTTTCAGTGTGTGGTGTTTAGATGCCCGCGTCTGCTTTTAGGGCTGCTACTTTATCGGTGCGTTCCCACGTAAATGCGGTAAAGGTGTCATCCTTTACGGACATTTCATAAGGCAGGCGTCCAAAGTGTCCGTAAGCAGCTGTCGCCTGGTACATAGGGTGTAAAAGGTCGAGCATACGAGTAATTGCGTGTGGGCGCAGGTCGAAGTGGCGATTGATTAGTCCGATAATCTTCTCATCAGATATTTTGCCCGTTCCGAAAGTATTGATAGACACTGATGTAGGTTCAGCAACACCGATTGCATATGATACTTGGATCTCGCAACGATCAGCTAAACCTGCCGCGACGATGTTTTTAGCAACATAACGGCCAGCATAAGCGGCAGAGCGGTCTACTTTTGATGGGTCTTTGCCCGAAAATGCACCGCCACCGTGACGCGCCATGCCGCCGTAGGTGTCTACAATAATTTTACGTCCAGTCAGGCCGCAGTCTCCTACAGGGCCGCCGGTAACAAATGAGCCTGTAGGGTTGATGTGGAATTTGGTCTCTTTGGTGAGCCACTCTGCTGGTAAAACATGCTTGATGATAAGCTCCATGACCGCTTCGCGTAAATCGGACTGGGAAACATCGGCGTTATGCTGAGTTGATAGAACAACCGCATCGATGCCTGATGGTTTGCCATTTTCATAACGGAATGTCACTTGTGATTTTGCATCAGGGCGCAACCAAGGCAATAAGCCGGATTTTCGAACTTCAGCTTGGCGCTCGACCAAGCGATGAGAGTACGTGATCGGTGCTGGCATGAGTACATCAGTTTCGTTCGAGGCGTAACCAAACATCAGCCCCTGATCGCCTGCGCCTTGGTCTTCTGGTTTCGCTCTATCTACCCCTTGGGCAATTTCATGTGCTTGTTTACCAATAATATTGATAACACCGCATGTCGCTCCATCATACCCAACGTCTGAAGAGGTATAACCGATATCGCAGATAACGTTACGTACGATGTCTTCAAGGTCGACCCAAGCGGAGGTTGTTATTTCTCCAGAAACAATCGCTACACCTGTTTTAACCAGTGTTTCGCAGGCAACACGCGCATATTTATCTTCACTGATAATGGCGTCAAGAACGGCGTCTGAAATTTGGTCGGCAATTTTGTCTGGGTGGCCTTCAGACACGGATTCAGAAGTAAATAGGCTATATTCGCTCATCGCGTGTTTGTATCCTCAATTAAAGCTATCTATAAGAAGTGTCTAATAGAAATTAATTTAACTAAATAAAGTCATTTCTATGTAGAACGGTTTCTCATGAAACGATGGAATTCAGAGCATGTGTGGAAGATCACTAACGTCTCTGGTTTGAACTAATGACGTATTTTAGCTTTGTTGTGCACTTATTGCATGATATTAGGTCTGGTTTTTCATGAAAATTTCATGAATTAACATGAAAATCCTTCAGTTTTCGTCGAAATTGGGTTTAACCGTTGAAGCGAAGCCGTATCTGCGAGAAAATTGCGGCCTGTTTTTATACTTCGCTTCATTAAATTGGGAAAATCCCAGGAGTTGATTGAATGTCCTCTCGTAGAGAACTGGCCAATGCTATTCGCGCTTTAAGTATGGATGCTGTTCAAAAAGCAAAATCGGGTCACCCAGGTGCACCAATGGGTATGGCTGATATTGCCGAAGTGCTTTGGAACGATTTTATGCAGCATAACCCAGCTAACCCGCAATGGTTTGATCGTGATCGTTTCGTTTTGTCCAACGGCCATGGGTCTATGTTGATCTACTCTTTGTTGCATTTGACCGGTTACGATGTATCAATTGATGACATCAAAAACTTCCGTCAGCTTCATTCTAAGACAGCAGGGCATCCAGAATATGGTTATTGCCCAGGCGTAGAGACAACCACAGGTCCATTAGGGCAGGGTATTTCTAATGCCGTAGGTTTTGCTACAGCTGAGAAAATCTTAGCTGCGCAGTTTAACCGTGAAGGGCACGAAATTATTGACCATAACACCTATGCATTTATGGGCGATGGTTGCATGATGGAAGGTATTTCTCATGAAGCGTGTTCACTCGCTGGCACATTAGGTTTAGGTAAGTTGATCGTCTTTTGGGATGACAACGGTATCTCTATCGACGGGGAAGTCGAAGGTTGGTACACCGACGATAACGTTAAGCGTTTTGAAGCATACGGATGGCAGGTTATCCCGGGTGTTGATGGGCATGATGCTGATCAGATCCGCAGTGCTATTACCCGTGCTAAAGAAGCAACTGATCGTCCAACATTGATCTGCTGTAAAACAACGATTGGTTTTGGTTCTCCCAATAAAGAAGGTAAAGAAGATTGCCACGGCGCACCTTTGGGCGATGACGAAATCGCATTAACACGCGAGCGTCTGAACTGGCCTCATGCTGCATTTGAAGTTCCAGAAGATATTTACACCGACTGGAGTGCAAAAGATGCGGGTGTGCGTGCTGAAAATGACTGGAATACACGTTTTGCTGCTTATAATGCGGCTTTCCCAGAGCTAGCTGCTGACTTGTTACGTCGTATTTCTGGTGACTTGCCAGCTGATTTCTCTGAAAAAGCTGATGCGTGGATTGCAGAAATCGCTGCTAAAGGTGAAACGATTGCTTCACGTAAAGCGTCACAGAACTCACTGAATGCGTATGGTCCATTATTACCAGAACTGCTTGGTGGCTCTGCTGATTTAGCGGGTTCAAACCTGACACTATGGTCGGGTGCTAAAGGCATTAGTAAAGATGATGCTTCTGGTAACTACTTATATTATGGCGTACGTGAATTTGGTATGTCAGCCATGATGAATGGCTTAGCATTGCATGGTGGTTTTATTCCATACGGTGCTACTTTCTTAGTATTTATGGAATATGCTCGTAATGCGTTGCGTATGGCTGCATTGATGAAACAGCGTGTCATCCATGTTTACACGCATGACTCAATTGGTTTGGGTGAAGACGGACCTACTCATCAACCAGTTGAACAGGTTTCTAACCTGCGTCATACACCGAATATGAGCTGCTGGCGCCCTGGTGATGCTGTTGAATCTGCTGTCGCGTGGAAAGCAGCACTTGAGCGCGCTGATGGCCCTACCGCTATGGTGTTCTCTCGTCAGAATCTGCCTCATCAACAGCGTACTCCTGAGCAGGTTGCTAACATTGCACGTGGAGGATATATCCTACGTGATACGGATGGTCAACCTGATGCAATCTTGATTGCCACGGGATCTGAATTAGGACTAGCAATGGATGCGGCTGAAGCGTTAACTGCTGAAGGCAAGAAAGTTCGCGTAGTCTCTATGCCAGAAACGGGCGTGTTTGACCGTCAGGATGCGGCATACCGTGAATCAGTTTTGCCTGCTGCAGTGACAGCGCGAGTCGCTGTTGAAGCGTTGCAAGCGGATTTCTGGTACAAGTATGTCGGCTTAAACGGCGGGATTGTTGGTATGACTACCTTTGGTGAGTCTGCACCTGCTGGCGATCTGTTTAAGCACTTCGGATTTACTGTGGATAACGTTGTAGCAACAGTAAAATCAGTACTGTAAAAAGCTATAAGCCGGGCGCTTGTCCGGCTTTTTTTTATCTAAATATATAAGCGAGTTAGATGAGCTTTCGAATTGCGATTAATGGCTACGGTCGAATCGGACAGTGTGTCCTGCGGGCAATCTATGAGAATGGATTACAGCAGCAGTTGCAGGTGGTTGCTTTAAATGAACTATCCGATATAGAAACCGTTACATATCTGACGCGCTACGACACAACACATGGTCGTTTCCCTCTTCCCGTAGAGCACGATGGCGAAAGCCTGATCATCGCTAATGACCGCATTAAAGTCATTAATCAATCAGACCCGTCGTTGCTTCCCTGGGGTGAAATGGGTATTGATCTTGTGATCGAATGCTCCGGCTCTTTTAGTGATCGAGAAACAGCCGAGCAGCATTTGCAATCGGGTGCCAAAAGGCTGCTTTTTTCTCAGCCTGCAATGCCTGATGTAGATGCAACCATTGTTTATGGTTTGAATCATCAGCTTCTTATGCCTGACATGACAGTGGTTTCGGCTGCGTCTTGTACCACCAATTGTGTTATTCCGGTACTGGATCTATTGGATAAGGAGCTGGACATTGTATGTGGAGTTACCACAACGATTCACTCTGCAATGAATGATCAGCCAGTCATTGATAGCTATCACCAAACGGATCTGCGTTTAACAAGAAGCGCTATGCAATCGATCATTCCTGTTGATACTGGCTTAGGCAAGGGGATAGATCGTTTACTTCCTCAGTTAGCAGGGCGTTTTGAGTGTTTGCATTTGAGGGTTCCGACTATCAACGTATCTGTTATGGATATGAGTATTAATGTATCTAAACCAACCTCTGCTGATGAGGTGAATCAGATATTTAAAAATGCTTCTGCGCAGCATTTAAAAGGCTTGTTGGGCTATACCGAAGAGCCACACGCTTCAGTTGATTTTAATCGTGACCCTCGTTCCGCCATTGTTGATGGTACGCAAACACGCGTGAGTGGCGAAAAGATGATCAAGTTACTCTGCTGGTTTGATAACGAGTGGGGGTTTGCGAATCGTATGTTGGATATAGCTCAGGATTGGCTATACCTATCTGGAAAAGATGTGAGTTAACGTAAGCAGCGTTTTCCAAGGCAAAGATTGTAGAGAATATAGAGTAAATTTTTCGAATTAAACCATTAGCTAAATAGTCAGTAGGACACGATCATGAGTGTATTGAAGATGACAGACCTGGATTTGAACGGAAAGCGCGTACTTATCCGTGAAGATCTCAATGTTCCTGTTAAGGATGGACAAGTAACCTCAGATGCCCGTATTCGTGCGTCATTGCCAACGATTGAGTTTGCATTGAAGGCCGGCGCTCAAGTAATGGTGATGTCTCATTTGGGGCGCCCTACTGAAGGTGAATATGAAGAAAAATATTCGCTAGCACCTGTTGCCGAACATATTAGTAAGCTTTTATCACGCCAAGTACCTTTAGTTAAAAATTGGCTTGAAGGTGGTTTTGAAGTGGCTGCTGGTGAGCTCGTGTTGCTGGAAAATGTGCGCTTCAATACCGGCGAGAAGAAAGATAATGAAGCACTGTCACAAAAAATGGCAGGATTGTGTGATATCTATGTAATGGATGCATTTGGCACCGCACATAGAGCTCAGGCTTCTACTCACGGTGTTGCTCGTTTTGCCCAGGTTGCATGCGCAGGCCCATTGTTAGCCAATGAGTTGGATGCATTGGGTAAAGCACTGAAGCAGCCTACGCCTCCATTGGTAGCTATTGTGGGTGGCTCAAAAGTATCCACTAAGTTGGAAGTGCTAAACTCGCTGTCTGATAAAGTCGATCAGCTCATTGTAGGTGGCGGTATTGCCAATACATTCTTAGCAGCAGCGGGTAAGCCGGTAGGTAAGTCATTGTGCGAACATGACTTAATTCCAGTCGCTCAAGAGCTAATGAAAAAAGTAAACATTCCGCTACCAGTAGATGTTGTAGTGGCAACGGAGTTTTCAGAAACAGCAACGGCAACGGTGAAGTCTGTCGATGATGTGGCAGAAGATGACATGATTCTGGATATCGGCCCTGTCTCTGCCCAAGCACTTGCCAGTACGCTTAAAGATGCGGGTACTATTATCTGGAATGGACCTGTTGGCGTATTTGAGTTTGATCAGTTTGCTGGTGGTACGAAAACATTATCGTTAGCCATTGCTGAAAGTGCAGGATTCTCTATAGCAGGAGGGGGCGATACACTCGCTGCTGTAGATAAATATGAGATTGCTGATAAAGTATCCTATATCTCAACGGGTGGTGGCGCTTTCCTTGAGTTTGTTGAAGGAAAAGTACTACCCGCAGTCGCAATTTTGGAAACACGTGCAGCACAGTAAAGCGCTTTGCTTATTTTGTATCTTTTATAGCTAAGCTGAAAAATAAATTAAAGAAATAGGTGAAACACAATGGCTTTAATATCAATGCGTCAGCTGCTGGATCATGCAGCTGAATATGGTTACGGAATCCCTGCATTCAATGTGAATAACTTGGAGCAGATGCGTGCCATTATGGAAGCGGCAGATAAAACCAACTCTCCGGTGATTGTGCAGGCTTCTGCTGGCGCCCGCAAATATGCAGGCTCTAACTTCCTGCGTCATATGATTTTGGCTTCTATCGCTGAGTTTCCACACATTCCTGTTTGTATGCATCAGGATCATGGTACTTCTCCTGATATTTGTCAGCGCTCTATCGCGATGGGTTTCTCGTCAGTCATGATGGATGGTTCGTTAATGAGTGATGGCAAAACACCATCAAGCTATGAGTACAACGTTGATGTAACACGTCGTACTGTTGAAATGGCTCACGCCTGTGGCGTTTCAGTTGAAGGTGAGCTGGGCTGCTTGGGATCATTAGAAACGGGGCAAGCCGGTGAAGAAGATGGCGTAGGTGCTGAAGGTACGCTTTCAATGGATCAGATGTTAACTGATCCTGATGAAGCGGCTGATTTTGTAAGCAAAACAAATGTTGATGCCTTGGCTATTGCGTGTGGTACTTCACATGGTGCATATAAATTTACGCGTCCACCAACCGACGATATTCTGGCAATTGATCGTATTAAAGCAATTCATCAGCGCATACCGGGTACGCATTTGGTTATGCATGGCTCATCTTCTGTCCCACAAGAGTGGTTGGCTGTGATCAATGAGTTCGGTGGTGATATGCCTGAAACTTACGGTGTGCCCGTTGAGCAGATCGTTGAAGGTATCAAGTACGGTGTGCGTAAAATCAATATTGATACGGATTTACGTTTGGCTTCTACGGGTGCGATTCGTCGTTTCTTGGCTGAAAACCCATCTGAATTTGATCCACGTAAATACTTGAAGAAAACTATTGAAGCGATGAGCGATATCTCAGCTGCTAGATACGAAGCTTTTGGTGCTGCAGGTCAAGCATCAAAAATCAATGCAATATCGTTGGAAAATATGGCGGATGCATATGAGGCTGGCAAGCTGGATGCGAAAATAGCCTAAAGTGATGTGTCTGTGAAAAAGCCGCCTTCATAGGCGGCTTTTTTGTATATATCGAATGCAATTAATGTATTGAGAATGCTTTGTTATGGCTTTAATTCTGTCTACCTGGGTTAAGTTTGCTTTCCTGTTTGCGCCTTTCTTTGTTGTCTCGATGTTTTTGGCATTGACACGTACAGATTCGGTAGCAGATAGGCGTTCTATTGCTAACCGTGCAGTCTTTGCTGCTTTGTGCATTAGTCTTGTGCTGTTTTTCTTTGGTTCTGCCTTGTTTGCATTACTGGGAATAACATTGGATTCATTTCGTATTGGTGCAGGGATCCTGCTGTTTCTTTCTGCTATTAGTTTGGTAAGAGATGGTGTTAGAGCAAACGCTGAGGTGCCTTCTGAGCAGCGTGATGATGTATCTGTTGTTCCCTTAGCTATTCCCACAATTATAGGCCCTGCGACTATCGGTACAATTTTGGTGTATGGCGCTGAGCTGCATGGCCTTGATATCGCTTATGGCTTGATTGGTTTGGTATTAGCGTTAGTGAGTCTATTGGTTTGTCTTCATCTTTCTACTTGGATGGAGAGAATATTAGGCAAAACAGGGCTCAATGTATTAAGTAAGGTGACTGGGCTCATTCTTGCTGCAATGGCATCTCAAATTGTGCTGACAGGCATACATGGGTTTCTTCAGTCTGTGGGGGTGTAATAAGATTAACATGCGATTCATGTTGGTAAGCGTAGCTTATCAATCATTAATCAGGCACCTAATTAGGCACCTGCAATCACCCATAAAGAGGAGATACACCGATGGACTTATTAAAAATTGCAGCTGATTTGTTTCTGAATAAATTAGGTACTTCTGCTGATGGCGTTGATTCTAATCAACTAACTAGCGCTCTAGGCTCATTACTAGGTGGTGCAGACGGTCAGATTGATCTGAGTGATCTTATTTCAAAAGTGAGCAATGGTGGTTTAGCTTCGTTGGCGCAATCATGGTTGGGCGATGGCGCAAATGATGGCTTTTCTGTAGAGCAGGTGATGTCAGTGTTAGGGCAATCGCAGGTTAGTGAATTTTCATCTTCATTGGGTTTAGATGAAGGTGCTGCTTCGAATGCGTTATCAGACATGATTCCTGAGCTTATCGATCAAAATAGCTCAGCGGGTGGTTTATTAGAGGCTGTAGGCGGTGTTAGCGGTTTGGCTGGAATGGCATCAAAGTTTTTTAAATAAGTACGATTAAGCGCTGTTGTGATTGTTCATGACAATGCTTACCTGTGACTAAAAGCGGGCCCTTATACGGGCCTGCTTTTTTGCAGAAGTCGTAGATTTTTTTAGCGTTGTGGAACCGCCGCAACAACAGAAACTTCTACTAATAATTCAGCTCTAGCCATACGTGCTTCAACGCATGCTCTTGCTGGAGCATAACCTTCAGGAACCCAGGCATCCCACACTGCATTCATGGCAGCGAAATCTTTCATGTCGCGAATATAAAGTGTCGCAGACAGAATGTTTTTATTATCAGTTCCCGCTTGTTCTAGTAAAGCGTCAACCTTGGCAAGCATGGTGCGAGTCTGCTCTTGGATATCGGTATTAGCATCTGCAGCAACCTGACCACATAGGTAAACGGTATCGTTATGGATGACAATACGGCTCATGCGCTGCTGAGTTTCAAGGCGAGTAATGCTCATGTTTTTTCCTGTCTTTGTAATTGCTGGCAACTTTAACTGAGTTGTTCCAACGTCTCTTTAATGGGTGAGTTAAGCTTCAATGTCAGTAGTTCGTCTGCACGTGTTTTTCCAAGCGTTAGTGCCGCTATTGGGATGCCCCACTCGTGCGCCCTTTTGCAAAAACGAAAACCTGAGTAGACCATCAGAGATGATCCGATTACGAGCAAACCATCTGCTTTTTTTAGTTGTTTGAGTGATCGTTCAACGTGTTGTCGCGGAACATTATCACCAAAAAACACGACATCGGGTTTTAATATGCCTTCACAAACAGGGCAGTCACTGACTTTGAATAGACCAAAGTCTACACGCTCAAGATCCGCATCGCCATCGGGAGCGGCAACCGCCTGCAAATTTTTGAAACTAGGATTTAATTCAAGCATCCAATCATGAACTTGGTTGCGAGTGTAATTAGCTGCACACGCCATACATAGTACGTTATCAGAGCGACCATGAAGGTCGATAATATTCTTCTGCCCTGCCTCTTGGTGTAAACCATCAACGTTTTGTGTGATAAGAAGAGATATGTGCCCAGCTTTTTCGAGTTCAGTTAGCTTGTTGTGCGAGGCATTAGGTTGGGCATCTCGCATCATTGGCCATCCTGCTAAGCTGCGCGCCCAGAAGCGCTGCCGTGTTGCAAGGCTGCTCATGAAATCATTGTGTTGGACCGGCTGCTTGCGTTTCCACTGAGCGTTGTGGTCCCGGTAATCAGGAATCCCCGAGTCAGTACTGATGCCGGCACCCGTTAAAATAACTAAGCGGGGATGCTTTTCTATAAAGGTCTGTAGCTTAGCGGCTGCAAGCTGTGCGATTAATATTTCACTCATACTGGGGTTTGGCACTATCAGTTTCATGATTGGTGTTGGTGGTTTTTTCATCAGGAGGTGACGTTTCAATCGACAGGATCGTCCAACCCTCTTTAACCGCTAGTTTTTCTTCTGGTGAAAAAAATCTGAGTCGTCCCTCAGGAGTGACAGCCATCAGAAGTGAGCGTTTATTACTGTGTTCCTCTTCCCAATGTGACAAGCTGTAATCTTTTGATAGTGCTGTGGCTTTGAGGCGAGCTTCTTGGCTCATTAAGCTTGACAGTTTCTTGAATGAGAAGCTGTCTTTGCCCATTGTTTTACCTTGATGCTCTGAAGCGACAGCGTGGCGTGATGATGACGTGCTGTTTTTTTCAGCCTTGATAGCATAAATAAAACGGGTTTCAAATTCGCTGCGAAAATGCAGGCAAGCCAGTGCGTTTATCTCATGCTGTGGTGTGGCGGCTAGTAGTTGTCCATACCCTCCTAATTCGAGCTTCTCTGAGACCCGCGTTGAAAGTGGATTGCCATGTAAGGTTTGTAGTCCAGACATACGAGCTTCACTAATGTTTTCCCAACTTGGGTCTATTAACAGTGTCGGTATGTCTTGTTTAGCTAGTGCTGTAGCAATCGCACGAGCTACTTTATTAGCACCAATAATGACGAGTCCTTTTGACTCTGGTTCAGTTACGCCTAGTTTTTGTGCAACAAAACGTGCCGTCGCACTTTGAAATACCACTGTTCCAATAATCACGGAGAAGGTAAGTGCGGTCAGCAGCTCGGCGTTAGCATAGCCATTTTCTTCTAGGCGTAGAGCAAAAAAAGCAGAAACTGCCGCAGCAACAATACCACGAGGTCCAACCCAAGCAATGAGGCTTTTCTCTTGCCAGCTAAGATCGCTGCCAATGCTGCAAAGCCCTACAGAGATGGGGCGAATAATAAATTGAATCACGGCGAGCAGTGCCAGTGCAGGCAAGCCGAGAGCGATGAGGTGATCTAAGTTTAAACGGGCTGCTAATAAGATGAATAAACCAGAGATGAGAAGAAGAGTGAGGTTTTCTTTAAAGGATAAAATCTCCTCAATATGAATGCCTTTGGCGTTGGCCAGCCAAATTCCCATTACAGTGACGGCTAATAACCCTGATTCATGTGCTAGGTAGTTAGAGAGGGTGAATGTGGTAAGGACTAAGGCGAGTGTGCCAAAGGCGTGTAGGTATTCGGGGAGCCAATGGCGACGGATCACAAAAGTCAGCAAAAAGGCTGCAAATGCTCCAAGTGCAGAGCCTACTAGAATAATTTCGCCAAAAAGTAGAGCGGTATGGGATATTAGCCCGCTGGCTTGCTGGCTTGATATTATCCACTCGAATACAAGTACAGCCATGAGGGCGCCAATTGGGTCAATAATGATCCCTTCCCAGCGTAAAACGTTAGCGATACGACTGGTGGCGCGCAACGTTCGTAGCATCGGAATGATAACAGTGGGGCCTGTAACGACCACAAGCGCACCAAATAATGCGGCTAGCTCGACAGGTAATTTAATAATCAAATGAGAAGCGATAGCTATCAGTGCCCAAGTGATTAGTGCTCCCCAGGTCACTAATCGCCGGACAACACTACTGACATCGCGTACCTGATTAAAGTGAAGCGTTAAGCTGCCTTCAAACAAAATGATGGCAATGGAAAGTGACACAACAGGAAAGAGTAGATCACCAAACAAGGCGTCTGGGTCGAGTGTTTGGCTGACCGGACCCAGCAAAATACCGGTAACGAGTAAAAACAAAATAGCAGGAAGTTTTAAACGCCATGCTAACCATTGGCAAGCGATGCTACACAGGGCGATAACTGCCAGCAATGAGGTATCAGAGAGTTGCATTGACCATCCTGTATATTTTCTAATTGTCCGAGTATTACCCGTTATATGTATTCACTTTACTGGCTTCTCACTGAAAATCCAGTGTTGCCAATCGAGGGCTAAATATAGCAGTGTATTGTTTTTCTTAGTAAAACAGCGCATTTCACTAATGGTGCGTTAGTTATACCGCGCCTGTGCCGAGAAGCCCTAATACCCCAATTGGCAATAACAACACCCACTGCGGCAGTTTGTAAAACACTTGTGCATTGAAGAAGATCCAGCCAATCACGATAAATAACACAGCGAACAAGATGTAAAAGCTGGATAGTGCGTTTAGTAACAGCTCAAGTCCTAGTAGTTGGTCTGGCTGAGGATTGAAACCAGCGTAAACGTATAGGCAGGATGTCAACAACAGATACGCAGAAATCACGTGCCAGCAGACCAGCAAACAACCTTTGATGTCGTGTGCTAAATCTGTTTGTAGGAAAGGGCGTATGAGGGTTATTTGACCACCAAATATGTGTATAGCGGTGGTAAGTAAGCCAATAGCCCCGGCGCTGAGTAGAAAGTTATTCATGCTTTGTGTCCCGTTGTGGGTGAGTGACGTTTTAAAGGCTGAGTACAATGCTCAAATAACTAGCTGCTAGTATTAAGCACAAGGGAGCAAAGTAGCACCGATCAAGTGACTTGAAAGGTTCCGTTCTGGGGAGCTTGGGTAGTGCATAAGTGGATAGCCCGCGCAGAAAGAAAACGACAAAAAGAACCCACATTGATGTTAGCCTGCACCATTCGGGTAGAGGAAGAGAGATTATATTGATGGCCCATAAAGGCAGCACGGCCGCTGCTAATATTAGTAGTGCAACGAGCGCCGTGAGTCCCATACCCGGTGAGCCCTTGTCTGAATCAACGCCAGCGACTGAACGAGCAAATTGTTTAGGGTCTTTAACTGGCCAAGTGCTACCACTGGCCCATAAAAAATGTAGAGCCGAGACTCCAGCTAAAACGATAAACACTAGCCAAGCAATGAAAAGAATCATATCTATCTCCGGTTTTATATGTATCCATACGCTAGCGTATGGTGT
This genomic interval carries:
- the fba gene encoding class II fructose-bisphosphate aldolase (catalyzes the reversible aldol condensation of dihydroxyacetonephosphate and glyceraldehyde 3-phosphate in the Calvin cycle, glycolysis, and/or gluconeogenesis); this encodes MALISMRQLLDHAAEYGYGIPAFNVNNLEQMRAIMEAADKTNSPVIVQASAGARKYAGSNFLRHMILASIAEFPHIPVCMHQDHGTSPDICQRSIAMGFSSVMMDGSLMSDGKTPSSYEYNVDVTRRTVEMAHACGVSVEGELGCLGSLETGQAGEEDGVGAEGTLSMDQMLTDPDEAADFVSKTNVDALAIACGTSHGAYKFTRPPTDDILAIDRIKAIHQRIPGTHLVMHGSSSVPQEWLAVINEFGGDMPETYGVPVEQIVEGIKYGVRKINIDTDLRLASTGAIRRFLAENPSEFDPRKYLKKTIEAMSDISAARYEAFGAAGQASKINAISLENMADAYEAGKLDAKIA
- the metK gene encoding methionine adenosyltransferase codes for the protein MSEYSLFTSESVSEGHPDKIADQISDAVLDAIISEDKYARVACETLVKTGVAIVSGEITTSAWVDLEDIVRNVICDIGYTSSDVGYDGATCGVINIIGKQAHEIAQGVDRAKPEDQGAGDQGLMFGYASNETDVLMPAPITYSHRLVERQAEVRKSGLLPWLRPDAKSQVTFRYENGKPSGIDAVVLSTQHNADVSQSDLREAVMELIIKHVLPAEWLTKETKFHINPTGSFVTGGPVGDCGLTGRKIIVDTYGGMARHGGGAFSGKDPSKVDRSAAYAGRYVAKNIVAAGLADRCEIQVSYAIGVAEPTSVSINTFGTGKISDEKIIGLINRHFDLRPHAITRMLDLLHPMYQATAAYGHFGRLPYEMSVKDDTFTAFTWERTDKVAALKADAGI
- a CDS encoding MarC family protein yields the protein MALILSTWVKFAFLFAPFFVVSMFLALTRTDSVADRRSIANRAVFAALCISLVLFFFGSALFALLGITLDSFRIGAGILLFLSAISLVRDGVRANAEVPSEQRDDVSVVPLAIPTIIGPATIGTILVYGAELHGLDIAYGLIGLVLALVSLLVCLHLSTWMERILGKTGLNVLSKVTGLILAAMASQIVLTGIHGFLQSVGV
- a CDS encoding phosphoglycerate kinase is translated as MSVLKMTDLDLNGKRVLIREDLNVPVKDGQVTSDARIRASLPTIEFALKAGAQVMVMSHLGRPTEGEYEEKYSLAPVAEHISKLLSRQVPLVKNWLEGGFEVAAGELVLLENVRFNTGEKKDNEALSQKMAGLCDIYVMDAFGTAHRAQASTHGVARFAQVACAGPLLANELDALGKALKQPTPPLVAIVGGSKVSTKLEVLNSLSDKVDQLIVGGGIANTFLAAAGKPVGKSLCEHDLIPVAQELMKKVNIPLPVDVVVATEFSETATATVKSVDDVAEDDMILDIGPVSAQALASTLKDAGTIIWNGPVGVFEFDQFAGGTKTLSLAIAESAGFSIAGGGDTLAAVDKYEIADKVSYISTGGGAFLEFVEGKVLPAVAILETRAAQ
- the tkt gene encoding transketolase; this translates as MSSRRELANAIRALSMDAVQKAKSGHPGAPMGMADIAEVLWNDFMQHNPANPQWFDRDRFVLSNGHGSMLIYSLLHLTGYDVSIDDIKNFRQLHSKTAGHPEYGYCPGVETTTGPLGQGISNAVGFATAEKILAAQFNREGHEIIDHNTYAFMGDGCMMEGISHEACSLAGTLGLGKLIVFWDDNGISIDGEVEGWYTDDNVKRFEAYGWQVIPGVDGHDADQIRSAITRAKEATDRPTLICCKTTIGFGSPNKEGKEDCHGAPLGDDEIALTRERLNWPHAAFEVPEDIYTDWSAKDAGVRAENDWNTRFAAYNAAFPELAADLLRRISGDLPADFSEKADAWIAEIAAKGETIASRKASQNSLNAYGPLLPELLGGSADLAGSNLTLWSGAKGISKDDASGNYLYYGVREFGMSAMMNGLALHGGFIPYGATFLVFMEYARNALRMAALMKQRVIHVYTHDSIGLGEDGPTHQPVEQVSNLRHTPNMSCWRPGDAVESAVAWKAALERADGPTAMVFSRQNLPHQQRTPEQVANIARGGYILRDTDGQPDAILIATGSELGLAMDAAEALTAEGKKVRVVSMPETGVFDRQDAAYRESVLPAAVTARVAVEALQADFWYKYVGLNGGIVGMTTFGESAPAGDLFKHFGFTVDNVVATVKSVL
- a CDS encoding RidA family protein, producing MSITRLETQQRMSRIVIHNDTVYLCGQVAADANTDIQEQTRTMLAKVDALLEQAGTDNKNILSATLYIRDMKDFAAMNAVWDAWVPEGYAPARACVEARMARAELLVEVSVVAAVPQR
- a CDS encoding YidB family protein — its product is MDLLKIAADLFLNKLGTSADGVDSNQLTSALGSLLGGADGQIDLSDLISKVSNGGLASLAQSWLGDGANDGFSVEQVMSVLGQSQVSEFSSSLGLDEGAASNALSDMIPELIDQNSSAGGLLEAVGGVSGLAGMASKFFK
- a CDS encoding type I glyceraldehyde-3-phosphate dehydrogenase, which produces MSFRIAINGYGRIGQCVLRAIYENGLQQQLQVVALNELSDIETVTYLTRYDTTHGRFPLPVEHDGESLIIANDRIKVINQSDPSLLPWGEMGIDLVIECSGSFSDRETAEQHLQSGAKRLLFSQPAMPDVDATIVYGLNHQLLMPDMTVVSAASCTTNCVIPVLDLLDKELDIVCGVTTTIHSAMNDQPVIDSYHQTDLRLTRSAMQSIIPVDTGLGKGIDRLLPQLAGRFECLHLRVPTINVSVMDMSINVSKPTSADEVNQIFKNASAQHLKGLLGYTEEPHASVDFNRDPRSAIVDGTQTRVSGEKMIKLLCWFDNEWGFANRMLDIAQDWLYLSGKDVS